The DNA region CTGGACTCACGGACATAAATACATTTCCCGGGCGTTCCAGGCTGGTCACAAGCCGTGGCTGATGCAACGTCCAAATAGTCTATTGACTGCCACTCAGCTCGCGATATCTCGAACGAATCACGTCCAGCCACTAATGCAACCCCTGTATCTGTGCTCGCTACAGCGTCCCCATGATTGGCGATTTAGCCATTGTCTCTCTTTCAGCTGGCGGTCTCGACCTTGGGTGAGTCTACCTTGGGTGAGTCTGCCTTGGCAGACACATAAATGCGCCCAGAACCCGGCTGTGGATTGATgggttgaggaagaggggacAGTTGAGACAGCAACGATGGCGGGAGAAACAAGGGACGTTTGGGTTGCTCTTATGGGCGTTACTGGCTCTGGGAAAAGCACATTTATTTCCCATTGCACTGGCCAGAAAGCCACTGTCGGAAATGGCCTCCAGTCCTGTAAGTATTGCGTGTACTCCAGCGAATACACTCTCATTCGCAACCAGGTACACGCAATGTTGAGGTCTACAGCTTCACCTACCGACCCGGACTCACGGTTCATTTGGTTGACACTCCAGGCTTTGACGACACCAACAGGCAAGATGGTGCTGTCCTCGGAGAGATCTCAGGATGGCTCAGCAAGACCTACACCGAGCAGATCTACCTCAGCGGCATCCTTTACTTTCATCGCATCAGCGACATCCGGATGCAGGGCACAGGAAAAATGAACATGTGGCTCCTCCGGAAGCTCTGTGGCCGCGGGGCGGTGAACAAGGTCGTTCTTACTACCACCATGTGGGAGTTGGTCGAAGAGAGCACGGCCGAGCAGAGACTGAAAGAAttggaggagacggaggagtTTTGGGGATACATGAAGAAAAATGGCGCAGGAGTCCATCGACActacaacaacaaagagTCGGCACTGAATGTCCTTAGCCGGTTCGTGCCCCAGGAGCTCAATGTTGAGCCTGAAGTTATAAAGCTGGCTATACAGACTGAGCTGGCTGACGATCACAAAACTCTTGACCAAACCGGTGCAGGAAAGATGCTCAACGCGGAATGGGCTCAAGAGAAGGAGTCTCTTGAGAATGAGCTTGTTCAAGTccgtgaagccatcaagacggcGACTCAGGAGCGAGACATGACCATGGCCAAGCTtctacaagaacaacaagaGGAGATGAAGCAATCCGTCGAGAGGATGCGCATCGAGCAGGAGAAGCTTAGGGTCACGATGGAACAGTTGCATGCTGAGCGActggccaagatgagggAGATGCTGGAGCAACAGAGAGACGCTACCGAGTCTCTGAATGCAGACTtgcgggagaaggagaggcagCGACAACAAGAGCAGAAGCGccacgaggaggagaagctccgAAACAAGAAACTGGCAGCTGAACAGCAGAAGACTATTCGTGGTTTGACGGCGAAGCTGAGCCCGGCGCAATCTCCCAGTGCTGCTGAGCCACCTCCATGGACTCCTCCGGCATCTGAAGCACATAAACCAGCAGGAACAAGGTACACATGACTCACTCTGGGCCCGCTTGATAGTCACTAACAAGATGATAGCAGGTATTTTGAACATACCCACAGCCAGGATACGGTCTTCAGCCCTCACTGGACGCTCGACTTTACTCCTGACGGGAAGAAGCTGATCGCTGGCCACAATCAGAAAATGATCTCGATTTTCAGCCGCAACGACCAAGGTCAATACCACATCACACAAGAGTTCAAATGCTGGAGCACGAGCAAGTGGAAACGAAAGAAGTATAGCCGAATCGCCGTCACCATGAGGCCAGACGGCCGGACCTTTGCCACATCCGCCGACAACCGACGTATCCAAATTTACGAGTTGGATGGCTCGGGAATGTTTCGTCAGATACAAAAGCTTGATCAGAAGGCtatgatgatggcctcgacgccgGACGGCGAATACCTAGTGTCGGTCACGAATATGTTTGACGGCAAGGTCCAGGTTTGGAAGGGGTTCAATGCGCCTTTGACCATGAGGTGCGTTGAAGAGAAAATGGTGGAGGATCTTGGGGGCAGTGTCGCCAAACATATGGTCTTGAGTTCAGATGGGCGCCTagctttggtgttgagcgacaaggtcatcttGTGTGCCCTAGACAAGTCCACGGGAACTCTCACCGAAACACAAGTCCTACCTTCAGACTTGAGCACGATCGAGGGACTGGCATGGGCTCCAGATGGCCGCACCCTCGCGTCCTCGGGGTCCAGAAAGGAGCACGTCGAGATCTGGACCACGGGACACGACGGGCAAATGCAGCGGGCGGCAAAACTCGACATGCCCTTTGACTGGTGCAGACGCATGTGTTTCTCGCCTGATGGTAACTCCTTGGCCATTGCGTATGAATTTCAGGGCTGGTGTATGTGGATGAGGGATGAGcggagccatgatggatggaccATGGTGTTGAACCGTCTAGCTGACCAGTCGGATCCAAAAGCGATGGCGTTTCACCCTGATGGAAAGTCGATCGTGCTTGCGTATATGAAGAGTCAGTTTATCTGGAGTATTGTGAGAAAATGAGAGGGTTTATCTGGGCGGTTATACAGCACCTTCCCTCGGCTGAATTCACATGCTACAATGtttattatcttttattaGCATTTGATACCTATGCATGCCTGTTGTGTACGAGAAGAATCAAGCCAGTCCAAGTCTACAAGAGCATTAAGAATACCTCCCATCATGTACTCCCAATAATACAGACAGCCCCTAGTCCTCGGAAACTTCCACCTCAACCTCTCGTTTCAGCATGGGAATCCTAGCTCCTTTCTCAGAATTGGAAGCTCTAgttgcttcttctctgaAAAACCATGCCCGAATACCAGCTCTGCAAACTCGGGACCAGAAACATCTGCCACCCACTGGCGGTCCGGGATCATCATCAATTGCGTCACGTTGCCTCTGCCCTTGATCATGACCTGCACACCAGAGACGCCATTCACGGCCGTGAGGTTGACGCCGTCATTTCGGTACGCAATCAACAGGGTCTGGAGAGCCGTGTGTATGCTTGTGTACCCTAGCTTGCCAACTTCTGCTGCCAGTGCGACATGGGGCTGATTATCCATCGTCCATGCCGACACGGAGCTCAGGCCCGCGCCGATAAGCTTGAAGACCTCATACTGGATACCGACGTACATACGGTCAGCTCGTCCGTGACGCGTTATGAGCCAGCCTTCGACAAAAACCTCGTTGCCAAAGATGACGAGACCCACGGCGACCTTCCATGTAGTTGTGAAATGACGGGCCATGGCGGGTTTTATCACCTTTTTCCACTTGAGTACCTTGAAGATCAAATCTACCACGGTGGTAGAGCCATTCAAACATGAAATCTTGAAAAGTCAGTAGCTGCGTCTTGTACGCCGTAATAAAAAAAATGTCAACTTACAATGTGGTGAGGGATTCCAGGGACGCCACTACGATCAGATGGCAGAGGCAGGTTGAcaaggatgttgatggcCGCTACCGCGCCGTTGATGATACCAATCTCTGTCGAGTAGGCGCCGAGGCCAACGCCATCAAAGGTATAGTCCCAGGAGCTAGTTATGGCATCCAGGACCGACGTGGCAAGCTGTACACTCTCAAAGAAGGGCTTGACGGTGCGGACAGCGTCAGCCCAGGGGACTCTGTTGTTGGCCAAGTGCTCAAAGTTGCCCTTGTTGAGGTGGCCTTCCCACTTGGGTGCTATGGCCCTGTCACCCAGGCTGGCTCTGTGTAAAGCGACCGCTGGCCAGCCGACGAGCAGAGAGACAAGAGTGAGAAGGGTGAGGTCCTGTCCGGTGAGCTTCTCCCATAGGTAGGAAAAGATTGGAAGATAAAGCTTCCGGTTGAGTAGGCTCTTAAGGCTCCGCGCGGCGTGGCTgatcttgtcgttgatgTGGATTGCTATCTTTCGGAGGGCCTCGAGGACAAAGTCGGCGATGTCCTTGCCCACTCGCTTCATGAACGTCTCAAAGCTGCATTTTCCTTT from Fusarium keratoplasticum isolate Fu6.1 chromosome 12, whole genome shotgun sequence includes:
- a CDS encoding G domain-containing protein produces the protein MAGETRDVWVALMGVTGSGKSTFISHCTGQKATVGNGLQSCTRNVEVYSFTYRPGLTVHLVDTPGFDDTNRQDGAVLGEISGWLSKTYTEQIYLSGILYFHRISDIRMQGTGKMNMWLLRKLCGRGAVNKVVLTTTMWELVEESTAEQRLKELEETEEFWGYMKKNGAGVHRHYNNKESALNVLSRFVPQELNVEPEVIKLAIQTELADDHKTLDQTGAGKMLNAEWAQEKESLENELVQVREAIKTATQERDMTMAKLLQEQQEEMKQSVERMRIEQEKLRVTMEQLHAERLAKMREMLEQQRDATESLNADLREKERQRQQEQKRHEEEKLRNKKLAAEQQKTIRGLTAKLSPAQSPSAAEPPPWTPPASEAHKPAGTSRYFEHTHSQDTVFSPHWTLDFTPDGKKLIAGHNQKMISIFSRNDQGQYHITQEFKCWSTSKWKRKKYSRIAVTMRPDGRTFATSADNRRIQIYELDGSGMFRQIQKLDQKAMMMASTPDGEYLVSVTNMFDGKVQVWKGFNAPLTMRCVEEKMVEDLGGSVAKHMVLSSDGRLALVLSDKVILCALDKSTGTLTETQVLPSDLSTIEGLAWAPDGRTLASSGSRKEHVEIWTTGHDGQMQRAAKLDMPFDWCRRMCFSPDGNSLAIAYEFQGWCMWMRDERSHDGWTMVLNRLADQSDPKAMAFHPDGKSIVLAYMKSQFIWSIVRK